The following are from one region of the Mauremys reevesii isolate NIE-2019 linkage group 2, ASM1616193v1, whole genome shotgun sequence genome:
- the TMUB1 gene encoding transmembrane and ubiquitin-like domain-containing protein 1, which translates to MALIEGVGDEVTILFALLLIVLVLVLAWVSTHTAERGDQVFAASPPVAAGQLGAESLLEDGPRDPSMQTPAAGEPKEEAESSAGAVPDGPDGIAAGLRLRAEPGSPQCPGDTGASPEATDRSPMDRTIVLRLKFLNDTERLATVRPEETVGSLKRAHFPGQEHQVRLIYQGQLLRDDAQSLAALHLTHNSVLHCHISQHGPAPMAAGLRATADPVHTALNVGSLMLPLFVLMLAVLWYFQLQYRHVFTATATSCLAGLTLLFSFMAFALYRR; encoded by the exons ATGGCTCTGATTGAGGGCGTGGGGGACGAAGTCACCATCCTCTTTGCCCTGCTGCTCATCgtgctggtgctggtgctggCATGGGTCTCTACACACACCGCAGAGCGGGGCGACCAGGTCTTTGCTGCTTCCCCCCCTGTGGCAGCTGGACAGCTTGgggcagagagcctgctggaggatGGGCCGAGGGACCCCAGCATGCAAACCCCGGCGGCAGGGGAGCCCAAGGAGGAAGCGGAGTCGTCAGCAGGTGCCGTGCCAGATGGGCCTGATGGGATTGCTGCAGGGCTGAggctccgggctgagcctggATCTCCACAGTGCCCCGGAGACACAGGTGCCAGCCCCGAGGCCACAGACAGGAGCCCCATGGACCGCACCATAGTGCTAAGGCTGAAGTTCCTGAACGACACGGAGCGCCTGGCCACCGTGCGCCCAGAGGAGACGGTCGGCTCTCTGAAGAG GGCCcatttcccaggccaggagcacCAGGTGCGTCTGATCTACCAGGGCCAGCTGCTGCGGGACGATGCTCAGAGCCTGGCTGCGTTGCACCTCACCCACAACAGCGTTCTGCACTGCCACATCTCCcagcatggcccagcccccatggCTGCTGGCCTCCGGGCCACTGCTGACCCTGTGCACACAGCCCTCAACGTGGGCAGCCTGATGCTGCCGCTCTTTGTGCTCATGCTGGCTGTGCTATGGTACTTCCAGCTGCAGTACCGGCACGTCTTCACCGCCACCGCCACCTCCTGCCTGGCTGGCCTCACCCTGCTCTTCAGCTTCATGGCCTTCGCTCTATACCGCAGATAA